From the genome of Clavibacter nebraskensis NCPPB 2581:
GCGCGCCCGCGAGCACGGCCGAGAGCAGCAGCACCTGGAGGAGCGACGCGCGGTGGCGGATCTGCCACCCGACCCACACGGCGAGGCCGAGCGCGAGCGCCATGATCCCGACGGTGAGCAGCGGCCCCACCTCGGCGCCCATACCGAAGGAGACGCCCGGGTTATAGACGAGGGCGAAGCGCGCCGTCGGGAACAGCGGGATCGTCTCGCCGCCGCCGAGGGCGTCGACCGCCCAGCGCTTGCTGAGCTGGTCGAGGACGAAGCCGACGACCACCACGACGACCGCGAGCGCCACGACGACGGGGCGGGAGGTGCGGGGACGGCGTGCGGCGGGGGGTGCGGTGGTCACGCGACGAGCCTAGGCGGTGGCCGCGGCCGGATCCTCCGGGTCGTCGGCGACGCGCGGCGCGAGCGGCGCGGCGGCGGCCCGGTCGCGGATCCGCGTGGCCGCCTCCCGCGGGAACGTGCTGCGGACGAGGTGGTGCGTGCCGTCGGCCGCCTCGATCGCGACCGCAGGCCCGGCGTCGAGCAGGATGGCCGCGCCGCCGCCCGGGAGGGACCGCACGCCGATGCCGCGGACGGTCCGCGGGCGGAGGTGGTCGACGACCGTGCAGTCCGCGATGCCGGAGTACGGGATCCGGATGCGCTTCAGCGGCACGAGCGCCACCTCGACCTCGCCGGGGTCGAGCGTGATGCGGATCCGCAGCGAGCCGACGACGGCGCCGGCCGCCACGAGCAGCACGGCGACGATCACGCCGAGCGCGCCGCCCCCGCTGGTGGCCAGGACCACGAGGCCGGCCACGGCCAACACTAGCCCGACGAGGCGGACGCCGCGCGGCGCGGGCGTGGTCTGGCGGAAGCGCGCGTCGGGTGAGGGCGTGGTCACGCCCTCACCCTAGGCGCGCGGCTGTCCGCGCGGGTCAGGCGGACGGGTCAGGCGTGCTGCTCGTCGTGCTCGCCCTCGGCGATCTCCTCGATCAGCTTCGCGTTGAACGCGGGCAGGTCGTCGGGGTTGCGGCTCGTGACGAAGCCGCTGTCGACCACGACCTCCTCGTCGACCCACTCGGCGCCCGCGTTGCGGAGGTCGGTGGCGAGGGTCGGGTACGAGGTCATGCGGCGGCCGTCGACCACGCCGGCCTCGATGAGGATCCACGGCGCGTGGCAGATGGACGCGACGGGCTTGCCCGCCGTGAAGAAGGCCTTGGCGAAGGCGACCGAGTCGGCATCGACGCGGAGGTCGTCCGCGTTCACGACGCCGCCGGGCAGCACGAGGCCGTCGTAGTCGGCTGCGTCGGCGTCCTTCACCTGAACGTCCACGTCGAACGTGTCGGCCTTGTCGATGTGGTTCAAGCCCTGCACGGTGTCCGACTTCGGGGACACGAGGACGGGCTTCCCGCCCGCCTCCTGCACGGCCTTCCACGGCTCGGTCAGCTCGACCTGCTCGAAGCCGTCCGTCAGCAGGAAGGCCACCGTGCGGCCCTGGATGCTCTCTCCGGTCATGTGCGTTCCTCCTCGTGAGGGTGTCGCCGCCCGGTCGGACGGCCCCCTCGACGCTACGCCCGCGGAGCGTCGTCGACCACGGTGCGGAAGACGTTCACCGGACGGCCGGACACGGCGGTGTCGATCGCGAAGACGCCGCCCGAGAGCGGGTGCTCCTCGAGCTGTTCCTCGGTGAGGTTCTCGCGGGCGGTGCCGATGACGAGGGTGCGGAGGTCCGGTCCTGCGAACGCCACCGAGGTGACGTTCGGCGCCGGGATCTCGATCTCGAGGTCCTTCGTGCCGTCGGGCGCCCAGCGGACGACCTTGCCGGCGCCGT
Proteins encoded in this window:
- a CDS encoding type 1 glutamine amidotransferase domain-containing protein translates to MTGESIQGRTVAFLLTDGFEQVELTEPWKAVQEAGGKPVLVSPKSDTVQGLNHIDKADTFDVDVQVKDADAADYDGLVLPGGVVNADDLRVDADSVAFAKAFFTAGKPVASICHAPWILIEAGVVDGRRMTSYPTLATDLRNAGAEWVDEEVVVDSGFVTSRNPDDLPAFNAKLIEEIAEGEHDEQHA
- a CDS encoding signal peptidase II, which produces MTTAPPAARRPRTSRPVVVALAVVVVVVGFVLDQLSKRWAVDALGGGETIPLFPTARFALVYNPGVSFGMGAEVGPLLTVGIMALALGLAVWVGWQIRHRASLLQVLLLSAVLAGALGNLVDRITRAEDGPLSGHVVDFIAVEWFAVFNVADILTVCGMIAWALTTVFGRDHAADARDADADDEAVASPADAGSAPADRA